In the genome of Panthera uncia isolate 11264 chromosome B3 unlocalized genomic scaffold, Puncia_PCG_1.0 HiC_scaffold_1, whole genome shotgun sequence, one region contains:
- the LOC125909777 gene encoding olfactory receptor 4F21-like, whose amino-acid sequence MGGLNDSVVTEIVLLALSCSWEKKLFLILICSLLYLGVILGNLFILFLVIFDSHLHSPMYFLLANLSLIDVGLSSTTVPKIITDLLNEYKVISFQSCMTQICFIHIIGGVEMVLLIAMAFDRCTAICKPLHYLNIMNPKICVSFVITGWVTGVIHAMSQFLFVINLPFCGPNKVDSFYCDFPKIIKLACTDAAKFEFIVTANSGFMSMGTFFLLILSYSFILITVWKRSSGELSKAFVTLSAHITVVFLFFTPCMFLYVWPSPPPSIDKNLFVVDFAITPVLNPVIYTLRNKDIKLSIKRLHKRISNSKFC is encoded by the coding sequence tgTTCTTTGCTGTATTTAGGGGTCATCTTGggaaacctttttattttgtttttggtaatttttgattCTCACCTACATTCTCCCATGTACTTCCTGCTGGCCAACCTGTCCCTCATTGATGTGGGTCTTTCCTCTACTACAGTTCCAAAGATAATCACAGACCTCTTAAATGAATACAAAGTAATTTCTTTCCAAAGTTGTATGACACAGATATGCTTCATCCACATCATAGGAGGAGTGGAGATGGTGTTACTCATAGCCATGGCATTTGACAGGTGCACAGCAATCTGTAAGCCTCTTCACTACCTGAACATCATGAACCCTAAAATATGTGTTTCATTTGTAATCACTGGATGGGTAACTGGGGTGATCCATGCTAtgtctcagtttttatttgttataaacTTGCCTTTTTGTGGTCCTAATAAAGTGGACAGCTTTTACTGTGACTTTCCTAAGATCATAAAACTTGCATGCACAGATGCGGCCAAGTTTGAGTTTATCGTTACTGCCAACAGTGGCTTCATGAGCATGGGCACCTTCTTCCTGCTAATCCTttcctattcattcattttgatcacTGTCTGGAAACGTTCTTCAGGAGAATTATCCAAGGCATTTGTCACTTTGTCAGCTCACATCactgtggtgtttttgtttttcactccATGCATGTTTCTGTATGTCTGGCCTTCTCCCCCACCTTCAATTGATAAAAATCTGTTCGTTGTAGACTTCGCTATTACCCCTGTCTTGAATCCTGTTATCTATACACTAAGGAACAAAGACATAAAGTTATCTATAAAAAGACTGCACAAAAGGATATCTAATTCCAAATTTTGTTGA
- the LOC125909794 gene encoding olfactory receptor 4F15-like, whose translation MDGPNDSVVSEFVLIGLSNSWEMHLFLFGFFSVFYMGIILGNLFIVFTVIIDSHLYTPMYFLLANLSLLDLGLSSTTVPKMISDLFTDCNIISFPKCMIQIFFIHVMGGGEMVLLIAMAYDRYTAICKPLHYLTIMSPKTCVSFVVAAWIVGIIHAVSQFVFVINLPFCGPNEVDSFYCDFPRVMKLACVDTYKLEFVITANSGFISMATFFSLIISYIFILVTVWKRSSGDLSKAFVTLSAHITVVILFFMPCMFLYVWPFPTSSLDKYLFIVDFAITPILNPAIYTLRNKDMRVAMRRLGKRIVHPTGI comes from the coding sequence atGGATGGACCAAATGACTCTGTGGTATCTGAATTTGTATTGATTGGTCTTTCAAATTCATGGGAGATGCACCTTTTTCTCTTTGGGTTCTTCTCTGTGTTCTACATGGGAATTATCCTGGGAAACCTCTTCATTGTGTTCACGGTAATTATTGACTCTCATTTAtacacccccatgtacttcctATTGGCCAACCTCTCTCTTCTTGATCTAGGTCTGTCCTCTACCACAGTACCCAAAATGATCTCTGATCTTTTCACTGACTGCAACATCATTTCCTTTCCAAAATGCATGATACagatattttttattcatgtCATGGGTGGAGGTGAGATGGTGCTGCTCATAGCCATGGCATATGACCGGTACACCGCAATCTGTAAACCTCTCCACTACCTGACCATCATGAGCCCCAAAACGTGTGTCTCCTTTGTAGTGGCTGCCTGGATAGTGGGGATAATCCATGCTGTATCTCAGTTTGTTTTTGTCATAAACCTGCCCTTTTGTGGCCCTAATGAAGTAGATAGTTTTTACTGTGATTTTCCTCGCGTCATGAAACTTGCTTGTGTAGACACTTACAAGCTAGAGTTTGTAATCACTGCCAACAGTGGGTTTATATCCATGGCTACTTTCTTCTCCTTAATTATATCCTATATCTTCATTTTGGTCACTGTCTGGAAACGTTCTTCAGGGGACTTGTCCAAAGCATTTGTCACATTGTCAGCTCACATCACtgtagtgattttgttttttatgccaTGCATGTTTCTCTATGTGTGGCCTTTCCCTACATCATCACTGGATAAGTATTTGTTCATAGTCGACTTCGCTATCACCCCCATCTTGAATCCTGCCATCTATACATTAAGAAACAAAGACATGAGAGTGGCCATGAGAAGACTGGGCAAGCGGATTGTGCATCCTACTGGTATCTAA